The sequence below is a genomic window from Aphanothece sacrum FPU1.
TTTTGTCGATATATCTGGGGTTTATTTCAATAGAAATTTCTGCGTTTTCCTCAATATTAAAATTGTTAACTAACGTAGTAAATAACTGATCAATTTGAGACTGGTTTAAATAATTAGGTGTTCCTCCACCCCAGTGAATTTGATTAACTGTGCGATCAGAAGAAATTAATTCAGCCGTCTGGTGAATATCTTTAGTTAAATAATCTAAATAAGGGGGAGCAACTTTTTTGTTTCTAGTTATAATAGTATTACAACCACAAAAATAACAAGCACTCTCACAAAAAGGAATATGACAATAAAGAGAAATAGGTGTTTTTTTATGGTTTCCTGCCGCTATTCCTGCCCGAAAATCTCTTTCTCCGAAATTTTCTTTTAATTCCGTTGCAGGCGGATAACTGGTATATCTAGGTAAAGATTTATCATATTTGTTCAATAAATCAGTGTCAAATATTACAGCAGGGGATTGGCAAATCATAAAAATAACAACCTGTGTCAATAGTGAAGGTGAGTAAACTGTCTCAATTCTAGATTAATGACAGGAAAAGATAGGGAGTCTATGGGAATAAGAGGAGAACCTTGACCCATTTTTTGATGCTTTGTTTGACTCCCTAAAAATAAACACAAACTTAAATTATGACTCGGCAGATACTAATTCAGTAGGCCGATGACCATGATGATGGTGATGATGTTCTGTGCTACCCGGAATCTCTTGACGAGTAATTAAGTCAAAAACATGATCCCCAATAGCAGCTTTAACATCAGCTTCTAATTCATGCACCACATCCCGATTAAGGTTAAAGGCATAATTAGCTTCAGCAACGATTTTTTGAGCGAGTTCTTCATCAACATCAATGGAGTTTAAACCATCCCGATAAACACCTTTAAAAGCCCGTCTATCTTCAGGACTTCCTAGTTCATTAAAGTCATAGAATTGTAGACCTTGGTTGGGAGGTAATTCTAATGCAGAACGAGCAATATTTTTTAAACTTTGGCCTCCTGATAAATCCCCCATATAACGAACATAAGAATGGGCTACTAATAAGGCAGGTTCAGTATTAGCAACATCGTGAATACGTGCAACATAAGTTTTGCCTGCTTCAGATGCTTTAATTTCATTACGCCAGTTTTCACCATAGTGGAATGCTAGGTCTTCTTCCAACTTTTTCTGACGGTTTAGTTGAGGAAAATATATCTTACTAACAACTCGATGATCATGATGACGAAGTATTTCTTCTTCTAAGGAACTATAGAGAAAATAAAAGTCTGCCAACAGTTTACGAAATGGTTCTTTTTCTACAATACCTTTAAGAAAACATTTGGTAAATGCCGTATTTTCTGCTAAGGTGTGAGAATGACTGGTTCCTTCTCGCAGTTGGGTCGCTAAATCATGACTCATATATCGATACCTCGTAGCTGGGGGACTTTTCCTAAAAGGCAAGGGAAACAACTAAATTTCTCTCTCGCTTTATTACTATACAGTTATACAAGAAAAGATTGTCAAGTCTTAATGAATTGTAACATTCCGCCTCAAATGTCTGGGCTTAATGATATTAAACCCCTCTATCCGTAGGGGTCAACGGCCGTTGAATCCTACCGTTAATTTTATCTAAAATGATGGGTTACGCTGCGCTAACCCATCCTACAAGTTTTATCTAATCAGCCTTTATGTAACAGTTTGCAAATACCCCTAGTCAAAAGGAGAAAATAATTGTATATTGTGATATAACCATGAAGTAATAAAGTTGATAAGCGTTATGGTAGCGACTCTCCCTAGATCCCAGGAACTCAAAACAGGAACAAAAGCACCTGCGAAGGAAACTCTCCTGACACCGCGTTTCTACACCACAGACTTTGAAACAGCGGCCAGTCTCTCTTTAGCGGAACAAGAGACAGAGTTACAAGCGATGTTAACGGAAATGCGGAATGACTATAACCGTCATCATTTTGTCCGTAATGATGATTTTAAAGGGTGTTGGGATCATTTAGATGAAACCACAAGAGAAGGGTTTATTGAATATTTAGAACGGTCTTGTATTTCCGAATTTTCTGGGTTTTTGTTATTTAAAGAATTATCTCGGAAACTCAAAGATCGTAACCCTATTTTATCAGAAATGTTTCATCTTATGGCTAGAGATGAAGCCCGTCATGCTGGTTTTTTAAACAAAGCGATGGCTGATTTTAATCTATCCTTAGATTTAGCCAAAGTGACCAAAACTCGTACCTATACATTTTTCCCTTTAGAGTGGGTCATTTACACGGTTTATCTCTCCGAAAAAATTGGTTATTGGCGTTATATTATTATCTTCCGTCACTTAGAAAAGCATCCAGAAAAAGAATTTTATCCTATTTTCAAGAAGTTTGAGAATTGGTGTCAAGACGAGAACCGTCATGGAGATATTTTCAACGCTTTATTACGTTCTCAACCGAAACTTTGGAACACTTGGCAATCTCGGTTATGGAGTCGTTTTTTCCTCTTATCTGTGTTTGCAACCCATACGTTAACGGTTCATGAAAGAGGAAGTTTTTATGAGTCTTTGGGTTTAAATCCTACTGAGTTTGATAAAGAAGTAATTCGCAAAACAAATGAAACTTCTGCCAGAGCATTTCCTAGTGTATTAGATGTAGATCATCCCGAATTTTATCCCCGTTTACAACGTTGTTCTGAGCGCAATCAAGAGATTAAAGCGATTCAAGAAAGTA
It includes:
- a CDS encoding heme oxygenase (biliverdin-producing) — its product is MSHDLATQLREGTSHSHTLAENTAFTKCFLKGIVEKEPFRKLLADFYFLYSSLEEEILRHHDHRVVSKIYFPQLNRQKKLEEDLAFHYGENWRNEIKASEAGKTYVARIHDVANTEPALLVAHSYVRYMGDLSGGQSLKNIARSALELPPNQGLQFYDFNELGSPEDRRAFKGVYRDGLNSIDVDEELAQKIVAEANYAFNLNRDVVHELEADVKAAIGDHVFDLITRQEIPGSTEHHHHHHGHRPTELVSAES
- the acsF gene encoding magnesium-protoporphyrin IX monomethyl ester (oxidative) cyclase, which codes for MVATLPRSQELKTGTKAPAKETLLTPRFYTTDFETAASLSLAEQETELQAMLTEMRNDYNRHHFVRNDDFKGCWDHLDETTREGFIEYLERSCISEFSGFLLFKELSRKLKDRNPILSEMFHLMARDEARHAGFLNKAMADFNLSLDLAKVTKTRTYTFFPLEWVIYTVYLSEKIGYWRYIIIFRHLEKHPEKEFYPIFKKFENWCQDENRHGDIFNALLRSQPKLWNTWQSRLWSRFFLLSVFATHTLTVHERGSFYESLGLNPTEFDKEVIRKTNETSARAFPSVLDVDHPEFYPRLQRCSERNQEIKAIQESNTNKVLKTLRKLPLIAGIVGDLLRIYLIKPIDAEALRGTVR